A window from Leptothermofonsia sichuanensis E412 encodes these proteins:
- a CDS encoding sensor histidine kinase, producing MPNKSMSQLMPPALYEGSNQALHLESTLQDLPLYDFQADLQCLGCELAQIFEQNPLLPGAILVNRGKFAGIISRRRLLESLIRPHGIELFLKEPLQVLHSYTRCEILQLSGTTPIVAAAHQALRRSPELLGEPILVRVNPQKYYLLDIHSLNIAYWQIRGIETQVRYERTQVQMIQSDKMANLGRLVDGVAHEILDPVSFIWGNLSHVMEYGTSLLQLLDAYEKHVPNPPPEIVNLREAGEIEYLRQDLPRTIDSIRTGADRLSKLATSLQNFCHIDEVYPKPADLHELIESIVLLLKSRLTSEIHIVRNYGQLPPVLCYAGQLNQVLMNILSNAVDALLNQAISQQLDLDFNPMQRRGTAVPTFKPTIEIRTQVRLLPSADGATSRWISICITDNGPGLSPEVHQQILDSFSVKKRAAKETSLAVSYQIITAKHGGKLEVRSPVQALPGATSPPAEGAGTEFEILLPFH from the coding sequence GTGCCCAACAAATCGATGTCTCAGCTCATGCCACCTGCCCTTTATGAAGGCAGCAACCAGGCATTACATCTGGAGTCCACCCTTCAAGATTTACCGCTTTACGACTTTCAGGCTGACTTACAGTGTCTGGGGTGCGAACTGGCACAGATATTTGAGCAAAACCCGCTGCTACCAGGGGCAATTCTGGTGAATCGGGGAAAATTTGCTGGCATTATTTCCCGACGACGATTGCTGGAATCGCTGATCCGTCCCCACGGGATTGAGTTGTTCTTAAAGGAACCCTTGCAAGTTCTGCATAGCTACACTCGCTGCGAGATTTTACAATTATCGGGAACCACTCCGATTGTGGCGGCGGCTCATCAGGCATTGCGGCGATCGCCCGAACTTCTGGGCGAACCCATTCTGGTCAGGGTGAACCCCCAGAAATACTACCTGCTGGATATCCATTCCCTCAATATTGCCTACTGGCAAATTCGAGGTATCGAAACCCAGGTGCGGTATGAGCGGACTCAAGTCCAGATGATTCAGAGTGACAAAATGGCAAACTTGGGGCGATTGGTCGATGGCGTTGCCCACGAAATTTTGGACCCGGTTAGCTTTATCTGGGGAAATTTGAGTCATGTCATGGAATACGGCACAAGCCTGCTGCAATTACTGGATGCTTACGAAAAACATGTCCCCAACCCACCTCCTGAGATTGTTAACTTGAGGGAAGCGGGAGAAATTGAGTATCTGCGTCAGGATTTACCCCGAACCATTGACAGCATTCGGACAGGCGCTGATCGGCTCTCAAAATTAGCGACGAGTCTGCAAAACTTTTGTCACATCGATGAGGTCTATCCCAAACCAGCGGATTTACATGAACTGATTGAGAGCATTGTCTTACTCCTGAAAAGCCGTCTGACCAGTGAGATTCACATCGTCAGAAATTACGGGCAGTTGCCTCCTGTGCTTTGTTATGCCGGGCAACTGAACCAGGTATTGATGAATATTCTGAGCAATGCGGTGGATGCCCTGCTCAATCAGGCTATCAGCCAACAGCTTGATCTGGATTTCAACCCGATGCAAAGGCGGGGGACCGCCGTACCCACCTTTAAACCCACCATTGAGATCAGGACTCAGGTGCGCTTGCTACCCTCAGCCGATGGGGCAACCTCCCGCTGGATCTCGATTTGCATTACCGATAATGGTCCCGGTTTGTCCCCAGAAGTTCACCAGCAAATTTTGGACTCCTTCTCTGTGAAAAAGCGGGCAGCAAAAGAAACCAGCCTGGCTGTGAGCTACCAGATCATCACAGCCAAGCATGGCGGCAAACTGGAGGTGCGATCGCCTGTACAGGCACTCCCAGGAGCTACCTCACCCCCTGCTGAAGGAGCAGGCACCGAATTCGAGATTCTACTACCTTTCCATTAG
- a CDS encoding Rqc2 family fibronectin-binding protein, which yields MQPVDFTTLTALCAELRADWLPARLEQAFQRDRFTLYLALRTIEHRGWLKISWHPQAAHLCISEPPPRIPDTFTFSQQLRHQLGGLALVSIGSIAPWERAIDLQFARRPGEPALWHLYIEIMGKYSNVILANQANQIVTAAHQVSTQQSSVRPILTGQPYEFPPPLTDPTPTLSESLERWQERLSLVPGPLCKNLLKGYRGLSSALVNSMIRAAQLDPDQSTASLNPVQWQALFQCWQAWLHALEKEVFHPGWTAQGYTVMGWGMTHPASSVQEVVYRYYTAQLDRQEFSQLRHQISQRLNYLLEKLRVKEKGFRDRLQQSDQADTYREQADLLMAHLHQWQPGMKTISLPDFTTGEVVTIPLDPEKNAVQNAQSRYKRHQKLKRSRAAIIPLLAAVETERRYLEQVEASLSELTVYQSAGDLETLQEIREELIQQGYLENPEYRDRTQTPQEDSASEPYRYQTPNGLEVLVGRNNRQNDQLTFRTAGDYDLWFHTQEIPGSHVLLRLRPGESPDSSDLQFTADIAAYHSRARQSEQVPVIYTEPKNVYKPKGAKPGMTVYKHEQVIWGQPQRVKGEAGGERKAGTP from the coding sequence TTGCAACCTGTTGATTTTACGACTCTTACCGCTCTTTGCGCAGAATTGCGGGCAGACTGGCTGCCCGCCCGGTTGGAGCAGGCTTTTCAGCGCGATCGCTTCACCCTCTATCTGGCGCTGCGAACAATTGAGCATCGGGGATGGCTAAAAATCTCCTGGCATCCCCAGGCTGCACACCTCTGTATCAGTGAACCTCCCCCCCGTATTCCGGATACCTTTACCTTCAGTCAACAATTGAGGCATCAGTTGGGTGGGCTGGCCCTGGTGTCAATCGGGTCGATCGCCCCCTGGGAGCGGGCGATCGACCTGCAATTTGCCCGCCGTCCCGGTGAACCCGCTCTCTGGCATCTCTATATCGAGATTATGGGCAAATACAGTAACGTTATCCTGGCAAACCAGGCCAACCAGATTGTCACAGCCGCCCACCAGGTCAGTACCCAACAGTCCAGTGTCCGTCCCATTTTGACCGGACAACCCTATGAATTTCCGCCCCCCCTGACAGACCCCACCCCGACCCTGAGCGAGTCCCTGGAGCGCTGGCAAGAACGCCTTAGTCTGGTTCCTGGTCCACTTTGTAAAAATTTGCTGAAAGGCTATCGAGGGCTGAGTTCAGCTCTGGTCAATTCAATGATCAGAGCAGCCCAATTAGATCCCGATCAGTCTACGGCGAGTTTGAACCCGGTTCAGTGGCAAGCCCTGTTTCAGTGCTGGCAGGCATGGCTTCATGCTCTTGAAAAAGAAGTGTTTCATCCCGGTTGGACCGCACAGGGATACACGGTCATGGGTTGGGGAATGACTCATCCTGCCAGTTCGGTGCAGGAGGTGGTTTACCGCTACTACACGGCTCAACTTGATCGCCAGGAGTTCAGCCAGCTTCGGCATCAGATCAGCCAGAGGCTCAACTATCTCCTGGAAAAACTGCGGGTAAAGGAGAAGGGATTTCGCGATCGCCTGCAACAGTCCGATCAGGCAGATACTTACCGGGAACAGGCAGATCTGCTGATGGCCCATTTACACCAGTGGCAACCAGGGATGAAAACCATTTCCTTACCCGATTTCACCACTGGAGAGGTTGTTACAATTCCCCTTGATCCGGAAAAAAATGCAGTCCAGAATGCCCAGTCCCGCTATAAGCGACACCAGAAACTAAAACGGTCACGGGCAGCCATTATTCCTCTGCTGGCAGCCGTTGAAACCGAACGGCGCTATCTGGAGCAGGTTGAAGCCTCCCTTTCTGAACTGACGGTCTATCAGTCGGCAGGGGACCTGGAAACTTTACAGGAAATTCGGGAAGAGCTAATCCAGCAGGGCTATCTGGAAAACCCGGAATACCGCGATCGCACCCAGACTCCTCAGGAAGACTCTGCCTCCGAGCCTTACCGCTATCAAACCCCCAACGGTCTTGAGGTTCTGGTAGGACGCAACAATCGCCAGAATGACCAACTAACCTTTCGGACCGCTGGGGACTATGATCTCTGGTTCCATACCCAGGAAATTCCCGGTAGTCACGTTTTATTGAGGCTGCGACCGGGAGAATCCCCCGATTCCAGTGACTTACAATTTACGGCTGACATTGCCGCTTACCACAGTCGCGCCCGTCAGAGTGAACAGGTGCCAGTCATCTACACGGAACCCAAAAATGTTTACAAACCGAAAGGTGCAAAACCCGGAATGACGGTCTATAAGCACGAACAGGTAATCTGGGGGCAACCTCAGCGGGTAAAAGGAGAGGCAGGCGGCGAGAGAAAGGCAGGAACCCCATGA